The following are encoded together in the Bos indicus isolate NIAB-ARS_2022 breed Sahiwal x Tharparkar chromosome 29, NIAB-ARS_B.indTharparkar_mat_pri_1.0, whole genome shotgun sequence genome:
- the GPHA2 gene encoding glycoprotein hormone alpha-2 isoform X1 — MPMASPQTLLLCLLLLAVTEGQSRQAAIPGCYLHPFNVTVRSDRQGTCQGSHVAQACVGHCESSAFPSRYSVLVASGYRHNITSVSQCCTISSLRKVRGLSSAVAHWGCRDRGGRDLRWPKKGAWNRHPPLLQVKVQLHCGGNRKEELEIFTARACQCDMCRLSRY, encoded by the exons ATGCCCATGGCGTCCCCCCAAACCCTGCTCCTCTGCCTGCTGCTCCTGGCGGTCACTGAAGGCCAGAGTCGACAGGCTGCCATCCCAGGCTGCTACTTGCACC CCTTCAACGTGACGGTGCGAAGTGACCGCCAAGGCACCTGCCAGGGCTCCCATGTGGCACAGGCCTGTGTGGGCCACTGCGAGTCCAGCGCCTTCCCTTCCCGGTACTCCGTGCTGGTGGCCAGTGGTTATCGACATAACATCACCTCCGTGTCTCAGTGCTGTACCATCAGCAGCCTGAGGAAGGTGAGGGGGCTGAGCTCGGCAGTGGCTCATTGGGGTTGCAGAGACAGAGGAGGCAGGGATCTAAGATGGCCTAAGAAAGGAGCCTGGAACAGACACCCACCTCTCCTACAGGTGAAGGTACAGCTGCATTGTGGGGGGAACCGGAAGGAGGAGCTGGAGATCTTCACGGCCAGGGCCTGCCAGTGTGACATGTGTCGCCTCTCGCGCTACTAG
- the PPP2R5B gene encoding serine/threonine-protein phosphatase 2A 56 kDa regulatory subunit beta isoform isoform X1 has product METKLPPASTPTSPSSPGLSPVPPPDKVDGFSRRSLRRARPRRSHSSSQFRYQSNQQELTPLPLLKDVPASELHELLSRKLAQCGVMFDFLDCVADLKGKEVKRAALNELVECVGSTRGVLIEPVYPDIIRMISVNIFRTLPPSENPEFDPEEDEPNLEPSWPHLQLVYEFFLRFLESPDFQPSVAKRYVDQKFVLMLLELFDSEDPREREYLKTILHRVYGKFLGLRAYIRKQCSHIFLRFIYEFEHFNGVAELLEILGSIINGFALPLKTEHKQFLVRVLIPLHSVKSLSVFHAQLAYCVVQFLEKDATLTEHVIRGLLKYWPKTCTQKEVMFLGEMEEILDVIEPSQFVKIQEPLFKQVARCVSSPHFQVAERALYFWNNEYILSLIEDNCHTVLPAVFGTLYQVSKEHWNQTIVSLIYNVLKTFMEMNGKLFDELTASYKLEKQQEQQKARERQELWQGLEELRLRRLQGTQGAKEAPLQRLTPQVTGGGQS; this is encoded by the exons ATGGAGACGAAGCTACCCCCAGCGAGCACCCCCACCAGCCCCTCTTCCCCGGGGCTGTCCCCTGTGCCCCCACCCGACAAGGTGGACGGCTTCTCCCGCCGTTCCCTCCGCAGGGCCCGGCCCCGGCGGTCCCACAGCTCCTCACAGTTCCGCTATCAGAGCAACCAGCAAGAACTCACTCCACTGCCCCTGCTCAAAG atgTGCCAGCCTCTGAGCTGCACGAGCTGCTGAGCCGGAAGCTGGCCCAGTGTGGGGTGATGTTTGACTTCTTGGACTGTGTGGCTGACCTGAAGGGGAAGGAGGTGAAGCGGGCGGCACTCAATGAGCTGGTGGAGTGCGTGGGGAGCACCCGGGGGGTCCTCATTGAGCCTGTCTACCCAGACATCATCCGCATG ATCTCAGTGAATATCTTTCGGACGCTGCCGCCCAGTGAGAACCCTGAATTTGACCCTGAAGAGGATGAGCCCAACCTTGAGCCTTCCTGGCCACATCTTCAG CTGGTATATGAGTTTTTCCTGCGTTTCTTGGAGAGCCCAGACTTCCAGCCCTCTGTGGCCAAGAGATATGTGGATCAAAAGTTTGTCTTGATG CTCCTGGAGCTGTTTGATAGCGAGGACCCCCGGGAGCGTGAGTACCTCAAGACCATCTTGCACCGGGTCTACGGCAAGTTCCTGGGGCTCCGGGCCTACATCCGCAAACAGTGCAGCCATATCTTCCTCCG GTTCATCTATGAATTCGAGCACTTCAATGGCGTTGCTGAACTGCTGGAGATCTTAGGAAG CATCATCAATGGCTTTGCACTGCCCCTGAAGACTGAGCACAAGCAGTTCCTGGTTCgagtcctgattcccctgcactcTGTCAAGTCGCTGTCTGTCTTTCATGCCCAG CTGGCATACTGTGTGGTGCAGTTCCTGGAGAAGGATGCAACCCTGACAGAGCAT GTGATCCGGGGGCTGCTCAAATACTGGCCAAAAACCTGTACCCAGAAAGAG gtgaTGTTTCTGGGGGAGATGGAGGAGATTCTGGATGTTATCGAGCCCTCGCAGTTCGTGAAGATCCAGGAACCCCTCTTCAAGCAGGTGGCCCGCTGTGTGTCCAGCCCCCACTTCCAG GTTGCAGAGCGGGCTCTGTATTTCTGGAACAATGAGTATATCCTGAGCCTCATTGAGGACAATTGCCACACTGTGCTGCCTGCTGTGTTTGGGACCCTCTACCAAGTCTCCAAGGAGCACTGGAATCA AACCATTGTGTCTCTGATCTACAATGTGCTCAAGACCTTCATGGAGATGAATGGGAAGCTGTTTGATGAGCTCACGGCCTCCTACAAGCTGGAAAAGCAGCA ggaGCAGCAGAAGGCCCGGGAACGTCAGGAGCTGTGGCAAGGCCTGGAGGAGCTACGGCTACGCCGGTTACAGGGGACCCAGGGGGCCAAAGAGGCCCCGCTGCAGCGGCTTACACCCCAGGTCACCGGTGGAGGTCAGAGCTAA
- the PPP2R5B gene encoding serine/threonine-protein phosphatase 2A 56 kDa regulatory subunit beta isoform isoform X2, translating to MFDFLDCVADLKGKEVKRAALNELVECVGSTRGVLIEPVYPDIIRMISVNIFRTLPPSENPEFDPEEDEPNLEPSWPHLQLVYEFFLRFLESPDFQPSVAKRYVDQKFVLMLLELFDSEDPREREYLKTILHRVYGKFLGLRAYIRKQCSHIFLRFIYEFEHFNGVAELLEILGSIINGFALPLKTEHKQFLVRVLIPLHSVKSLSVFHAQLAYCVVQFLEKDATLTEHVIRGLLKYWPKTCTQKEVMFLGEMEEILDVIEPSQFVKIQEPLFKQVARCVSSPHFQVAERALYFWNNEYILSLIEDNCHTVLPAVFGTLYQVSKEHWNQTIVSLIYNVLKTFMEMNGKLFDELTASYKLEKQQEQQKARERQELWQGLEELRLRRLQGTQGAKEAPLQRLTPQVTGGGQS from the exons ATGTTTGACTTCTTGGACTGTGTGGCTGACCTGAAGGGGAAGGAGGTGAAGCGGGCGGCACTCAATGAGCTGGTGGAGTGCGTGGGGAGCACCCGGGGGGTCCTCATTGAGCCTGTCTACCCAGACATCATCCGCATG ATCTCAGTGAATATCTTTCGGACGCTGCCGCCCAGTGAGAACCCTGAATTTGACCCTGAAGAGGATGAGCCCAACCTTGAGCCTTCCTGGCCACATCTTCAG CTGGTATATGAGTTTTTCCTGCGTTTCTTGGAGAGCCCAGACTTCCAGCCCTCTGTGGCCAAGAGATATGTGGATCAAAAGTTTGTCTTGATG CTCCTGGAGCTGTTTGATAGCGAGGACCCCCGGGAGCGTGAGTACCTCAAGACCATCTTGCACCGGGTCTACGGCAAGTTCCTGGGGCTCCGGGCCTACATCCGCAAACAGTGCAGCCATATCTTCCTCCG GTTCATCTATGAATTCGAGCACTTCAATGGCGTTGCTGAACTGCTGGAGATCTTAGGAAG CATCATCAATGGCTTTGCACTGCCCCTGAAGACTGAGCACAAGCAGTTCCTGGTTCgagtcctgattcccctgcactcTGTCAAGTCGCTGTCTGTCTTTCATGCCCAG CTGGCATACTGTGTGGTGCAGTTCCTGGAGAAGGATGCAACCCTGACAGAGCAT GTGATCCGGGGGCTGCTCAAATACTGGCCAAAAACCTGTACCCAGAAAGAG gtgaTGTTTCTGGGGGAGATGGAGGAGATTCTGGATGTTATCGAGCCCTCGCAGTTCGTGAAGATCCAGGAACCCCTCTTCAAGCAGGTGGCCCGCTGTGTGTCCAGCCCCCACTTCCAG GTTGCAGAGCGGGCTCTGTATTTCTGGAACAATGAGTATATCCTGAGCCTCATTGAGGACAATTGCCACACTGTGCTGCCTGCTGTGTTTGGGACCCTCTACCAAGTCTCCAAGGAGCACTGGAATCA AACCATTGTGTCTCTGATCTACAATGTGCTCAAGACCTTCATGGAGATGAATGGGAAGCTGTTTGATGAGCTCACGGCCTCCTACAAGCTGGAAAAGCAGCA ggaGCAGCAGAAGGCCCGGGAACGTCAGGAGCTGTGGCAAGGCCTGGAGGAGCTACGGCTACGCCGGTTACAGGGGACCCAGGGGGCCAAAGAGGCCCCGCTGCAGCGGCTTACACCCCAGGTCACCGGTGGAGGTCAGAGCTAA
- the GPHA2 gene encoding glycoprotein hormone alpha-2 isoform X2 → MPMASPQTLLLCLLLLAVTEGQSRQAAIPGCYLHPFNVTVRSDRQGTCQGSHVAQACVGHCESSAFPSRYSVLVASGYRHNITSVSQCCTISSLRKVKVQLHCGGNRKEELEIFTARACQCDMCRLSRY, encoded by the exons ATGCCCATGGCGTCCCCCCAAACCCTGCTCCTCTGCCTGCTGCTCCTGGCGGTCACTGAAGGCCAGAGTCGACAGGCTGCCATCCCAGGCTGCTACTTGCACC CCTTCAACGTGACGGTGCGAAGTGACCGCCAAGGCACCTGCCAGGGCTCCCATGTGGCACAGGCCTGTGTGGGCCACTGCGAGTCCAGCGCCTTCCCTTCCCGGTACTCCGTGCTGGTGGCCAGTGGTTATCGACATAACATCACCTCCGTGTCTCAGTGCTGTACCATCAGCAGCCTGAGGAAG GTGAAGGTACAGCTGCATTGTGGGGGGAACCGGAAGGAGGAGCTGGAGATCTTCACGGCCAGGGCCTGCCAGTGTGACATGTGTCGCCTCTCGCGCTACTAG